Proteins found in one Acomys russatus chromosome 31, mAcoRus1.1, whole genome shotgun sequence genomic segment:
- the Ndufa12 gene encoding NADH dehydrogenase [ubiquinone] 1 alpha subcomplex subunit 12 yields MQGNMMELVGVLKRGLQQITGHGGLRGLLQVFFRANDIKVGTLVGEDKYGNKYYEDNKQFFGRHRWVMYTTEMNGTNTFWNMDGSMVPPEWHRWLHCMTDDPPTTHPPTARKFIWANHKFNVTGTPEQYVPYSTTRKKIQEWVPPSTPYK; encoded by the exons ATGCAGGGAAACATGATGGAGCTGGTGGGGGTTCTGAAGCGCGGACTGCAGCAGATCACTGGCCACGGTGGCCTGCGTGGCCTTCTGCAGGTGTTTTTCAG GGCAAATGATATAAAGGTTGGTACATTGGTGGGAGAAGACAAATATGGAAACAAATACTATGAGGACAACAAGCAATTTTTTG GCCGTCACCGATGGGTCATGTACACCACTGAAATGAACGGCACAAACACGTTCTGGAATATGGATGGAAGCATGGTGCCTCCTGAATG GCACCGCTGGCTTCACTGCATGACTGATGACCCTCCAACAACACACCCGCCTACTGCTCGGAAATTCATCTGGGCAAACCATAAATTCAACGTGACTGGTACTCCGGAGCAATACGTCCCTTATTCCACCACTAGAAAGAAGATTCAGGAATGGGTCCCGCCTTCCACACCTTACAAGTGA